From one Desulfatirhabdium butyrativorans DSM 18734 genomic stretch:
- a CDS encoding Fur family transcriptional regulator — protein sequence MSYIESIALGTMSPGRERPITNDIRINTMKRNTSQREAIKAVFEKERRALCIEEVLSGGQHLVKSLNQATVYRNLKLLVDEGWLKKWHHPIRGSMYEPTDLAHHHHFHCRICEHIYEIEGCLLDPSAKTPAGFLTEAHDVFLYGVCPTCRKTVP from the coding sequence GTGAGTTATATAGAGAGCATTGCATTGGGAACCATGAGCCCTGGACGTGAGCGGCCGATAACAAACGATATTCGGATCAACACCATGAAACGGAACACATCCCAAAGAGAAGCCATCAAGGCGGTTTTTGAAAAAGAGCGGCGGGCATTGTGTATCGAAGAGGTCCTTTCCGGCGGGCAGCACCTGGTCAAGTCGCTGAATCAAGCCACCGTTTACCGCAATCTCAAGCTCCTGGTGGATGAAGGATGGCTCAAGAAATGGCATCATCCGATTCGAGGGAGCATGTATGAACCGACCGATCTGGCGCATCACCACCATTTTCACTGCCGTATCTGCGAGCATATTTATGAAATTGAAGGCTGCCTGCTCGATCCGTCGGCCAAAACCCCCGCGGGTTTCCTGACCGAAGCGCACGATGTGTTTCTGTATGGGGTATGCCCCACATGCCGGAAAACCGTTCCCTGA
- the alr gene encoding alanine racemase, whose amino-acid sequence MHPELIQAEIDLEAIGHNIQQLRSVLASPSPRFMAVVKANAYGHGAVSVANKAIETGADMLGVARVEEAIALRKAGISHPILIFGATPIHRIPDLIDFDLTQSVGTFLLADMLSSQAAAACKSIAIHVKVDTGMGRLGVLPAPSRISGLGKLLGGTALREVESICHLPGLEVEGIYTHFANADDPDLDFAKDQLDRFLDFVQALKRRGMEFAIRHAANSAAILRFPESHLDMVRAGISMYGYYPSEATRRPDVDLRPALSFKSRIVHIKTVPAEFSISYGRTYKTPAPTRIATIAAGYADGFSRSLSSRGHVLIQGQIAPIVGRVCMDLTMVDIGRIPEAGINDEVVLIGRQGDRQITADDLARLQNTISYEILTSIGQRVPRIVRSASC is encoded by the coding sequence ATGCATCCTGAATTGATCCAGGCCGAAATCGATCTGGAGGCAATCGGCCACAATATCCAGCAACTCAGAAGCGTTCTCGCATCCCCATCTCCCCGGTTCATGGCGGTCGTGAAAGCCAATGCCTACGGGCATGGCGCCGTTTCTGTCGCGAACAAAGCCATCGAAACCGGTGCAGACATGCTCGGGGTAGCCCGGGTCGAGGAGGCCATCGCCCTGCGGAAAGCGGGCATTTCCCATCCAATTCTCATTTTCGGTGCGACACCGATCCACCGGATCCCCGATCTCATCGATTTCGATCTGACCCAGTCGGTCGGAACGTTTCTCTTGGCCGACATGCTCTCCAGCCAGGCTGCAGCCGCTTGCAAATCCATTGCCATCCATGTCAAGGTCGATACGGGCATGGGCAGACTCGGTGTGCTGCCGGCTCCTTCCCGAATTTCGGGCCTTGGAAAACTTCTGGGGGGAACCGCGCTTCGGGAAGTCGAATCCATCTGCCACCTGCCCGGTCTCGAGGTGGAAGGAATCTATACGCATTTCGCCAATGCGGATGATCCGGATCTCGATTTTGCAAAGGACCAATTGGACCGGTTTCTGGATTTTGTCCAGGCGCTGAAGCGCAGGGGAATGGAATTTGCCATCCGCCATGCGGCCAACAGCGCCGCCATTCTCCGGTTTCCGGAAAGTCATCTCGATATGGTCCGGGCGGGCATTTCGATGTATGGCTACTATCCGTCGGAGGCAACCCGTCGGCCAGACGTCGATCTCCGGCCCGCCCTGAGTTTCAAGAGCCGGATTGTTCATATCAAAACCGTTCCGGCGGAGTTTTCTATCAGCTATGGCAGGACATACAAGACACCAGCGCCGACCCGGATCGCCACCATCGCAGCCGGTTATGCGGACGGCTTCAGCCGGTCTCTGTCTTCCCGGGGGCATGTACTCATCCAGGGACAAATCGCACCCATTGTCGGGCGGGTATGCATGGACCTGACCATGGTCGATATCGGCCGCATTCCCGAAGCCGGCATCAACGATGAAGTGGTCCTGATCGGCAGGCAGGGCGACAGGCAGATAACGGCCGACGATCTGGCAAGGCTTCAGAATACCATTTCCTATGAAATTCTGACTTCCATCGGGCAGCGGGTGCCCCGGATCGTTCGCTCGGCGTCCTGCTGA